In Dermacentor andersoni chromosome 4, qqDerAnde1_hic_scaffold, whole genome shotgun sequence, the following proteins share a genomic window:
- the LOC126530437 gene encoding selenoprotein P-like: MSELQFLVVNDRKSAHLRDHLDRRVSFAVHQESEEEPVWTTMGGSKDDVFIFDRCGRLAYYVPFPISLVLPGHLPVVEDSLRRAYDGEPCGLSCEEPVERNPRTTDASARRNSLGWRVLHMLFGGEQDDESEQCDERKQMQLRVCCHPNSRIESPYCRQAPSCQELGAACGS; encoded by the coding sequence ATGAGCGAACTGCAGTTCCTGGTGGTCAACGACCGCAAGTCGGCGCACCTGCGCGACCATCTCGACCGGCGCGTTTCGTTCGCCGTGCACCAGGAGAGCGAGGAGGAGCCAGTGTGGACCACCATGGGTGGCAGCAAGGACGACGTCTTCATCTTCGATCGCTGTGGCCGGCTTGCCTACTACGTCCCGTTCCCCATCAGCCTCGTTCTGCCGGGTCACCTGCCCGTGGTCGAGGACTCCCTGCGGCGTGCCTACGACGGCGAGCCGTGCGGGCTCAGCTGCGAAGAGCCAGTCGAGAGAAACCCTCGCACTACCGACGCCTCGGCTCGGCGCAATTCGCTGGGCTGGCGCGTGCTGCACATGTTGTTCGGCGGCGAGCAGGACGACGAGTCCGAGCAGTGCGACGAGCGCAAGCAGATGCAGTTGAGAGTCTGTTGCCACCCGAACAGCCGCATCGAGAGCCCCTATTGCCGGCAAGCGCCCAGCTGCCAGGAGCTCGGCGCTGCCTGCGGTTCCTGA